The genomic stretch GCGTATTGTAGATGAGGTTGAGTTCTTCATAGCGCTGAAGCAGCTCGTCACCCATTGTGTCGAGCTCGTTTTGCTTCGCAACATCAACCGATAACACATTCGTGATGCGATGAATCGAAGTCGACAGTGAGTTGTAATCCAGATCCTGGTTACTGTTTTCAACCAATACGAACAAACCGGCCATCGGCGTCTTGGCAGCGTCGCATATACTCGTGATGTAGGCCGATGTGTCGTCCGAGACAGTGCAGCGGCGAATGCCACGACCCGTTTGTGTCCAGTCCGGAATAGCGTGATTGAGCGCTGTCAGCGCCGGTGCATACGCGTTTTGAGAATTTTGTGCCAGAGCCCAAACGCGGTTGCCCTCCAGGTCGCACACCACGACAGCCAGCGCGCCTTTTAGTCCTGCACGCACCAGCCACCCATATTTTGAGTAGTCGATGGCGCGGAGCGCCTGACCAAACTGACGCTGCTTCTTGGTTAACGTCATCAGGCCGCCTGTTCCTGATTTTTTTCAATGTACTCAATAATTGCGCGTAGACTGATCGGTTTATCGACCATACGAAAATTGGCAAACCAATGACTCCAGCGTGTGTACATATCCTGCGCGGAATCGGTCATAACGAGCACCGGAAATACCCGATCAGAATGCTCAGTCTGAAGTCGTCGACAAAACTCTTCGCCGCTCATCGGATACAAATCCGTGCTGACGAGGACATAGTCAGGCGCCTGCTCTTTTATTTGCTCGAGCGCGCGTTCGGGTAAAGCAAAATGGTGTACTTCAAAACCAGCGCGCTTCAGGCCACGGCAAATGATCCGGGCAAGAAAACTCTCCTGCTCGATCACAAAAAGTATGGGGGCGCTGTTGGTCGTTGTCATTCGTATGCGAACCAAATCAATCTAGGCAGTAAAAAGTACCAGCGCATGGGCTTTTTCGGCGTGATCGGGTTCTCAAACGGCCGACAAGGGTTTGGAATCATTCGGCCGATTTATGTCAAATAATATCGGCACCGCCGTGGTCAGACCGGCCGACCTGCACCGCGCATTCGACACACAGG from Pseudomonadota bacterium encodes the following:
- a CDS encoding response regulator, encoding MTTTNSAPILFVIEQESFLARIICRGLKRAGFEVHHFALPERALEQIKEQAPDYVLVSTDLYPMSGEEFCRRLQTEHSDRVFPVLVMTDSAQDMYTRWSHWFANFRMVDKPISLRAIIEYIEKNQEQAA